DNA from Quercus lobata isolate SW786 chromosome 1, ValleyOak3.0 Primary Assembly, whole genome shotgun sequence:
CACTAGTAGAAGGAAACTTTCActttaatgattttacatgttattatttaattaagaatTGTACAATTCATGCTTATCATGAGTTAtaatataaagaccatcaaCAATATTGCCAGAACAGATAAATACTTTATCCTTTTTTATTACAACATTGTCTTTCAAGATAACACAATACCCATGTCTACTGAAATAAGTtgcagaaattaaattcctTTGAACATTAGGTACATATAAGTAGTCTTCCAACATAAAAACCCTAGAACCAAAGCATAAATTAAACACTCCAACAACTACAACTTGAATTTTGCTCGCATTAGCCAAAGTAAGGAACATTTCCCTTCATTTAGCCTTCCAGTCTCCTAGAATCCCTGCAAAACATTGTAGATATGATTAGTACATCCTTGAATCCACACATAAGGAATCCGTAGGATTATGTACTAAACATGTTTCAAGAAAGAATGATCTCATCATACCTTTATTCTCGTCAGCTATGAATTTTGGACAATTCCTCTTCCAATGACCTTTCTCACCACAatggaaacattttcctttggtgtagtcctttgctttcttcttttccttattGGAAACTCCTAAGGCAACTTTTTTACCTTCTTGTTTggtgaagtccttcttcttcctACCACCATTGCCTTTCGACTTAGGCTTAGAAGAAGAAGTTTCAACCATATTAGTATCAACATTGGCTGTTACAAGGATGCCTTCCACTGCTACCAATTCATTCATCATTTCATACATAgtataaatctttttgttcatattataattaagtCTGAATTCTTTGAATGATTCAGGTAGAGATTGGAGTATCATATCCACTTGGGATTCTCCATTAATGTCAGCACCTAAAACCTCTAGTGTATTTAGATAAGAGATCATCTTGAGACTATGCTCTCTTAATGGAGTCCTTTGAGCCATTTTGGTATTTAGAAGAAGCCTTATAGTATCTTGCCTAGCAGAACAGCCTTGCTCACCAAACATCTCCTTCAGACTATACATTATGTCTGAAGTTAGTTTCACATCCTGCATTTGATGTTGTAGAACATTTGAAATAGATACTAGGATATAGCACTTAGCCATCTCATTAGATTTCTACCAATGATCATATCACTACTTTTCTTCAGAAGGAGCATTTAATGAAAGAAAGTTTGGACATGGTTCATTAAGCACAAATTTGTGCTCTTCAGTCATAAGAACAATGTCTAAATTTCTTTTCCAGTTAACATAGTTGGTTCCAgttagtttgttttgattaagaataaTAGCAAGTGGGCTAAAGGATGACAtgattaaatatgaaaataataaacatgAATACAATAAGCTAACtggacattatcaatttagcatataaactTAGTATAGAACCTTAACAaaaccataatataaaatatgcaaCGACAACCCAATCCCATATTCAATATCCCTTAGCATAGAGAGAGCATTAAATACTATGATTGattgaaaacatttttcattaCTAGTGTTGTCTTTGTAACTCTTACCAAACACTAATAATATGTCATTATTCATTTAGcctttaaacaataataataagaacTCAGCATAGAGGATACTATAATATTTATTCTAGTGTATACCATTGCCTAGAGTCATGTGTAGCCACATTTCATCTACCACTAAAAGTTTAATCTCGTAGTACCATGATACAAAACACGCTCCGCATGGAATGCAAGGCTTGAGGCCAAGACAAGGTGTTTGCTCACACCACTATAAACCGGGAAGTTCAATCTTGTAGTACTTGAAATAAACACCCTCTGCAAGGAATGCAAGGTTCGAGGCCAAGACAAGGTGCCTACTTCACACTACTATGAACTAGTAATGAAGGCTTTCAGATTCAACCCTTGAATCTCTCTcccattaaaatttttaaaagaaatgttTTATTTAGAAAACATGTGTAATCTCATCACACATAGCCTTGCACTTTATTAAtgttttaacacttagtgaaaattgaaaaatcagtaCATTCGACTGgtcaaaactttttctcaatcgatcaaaaaagtgaagaaattaTTCACAAAATCTCTGCCTGATTTGATTGATACTCGATTCCTGTTCAATTGATTGAAAAGAAcattcaatcgatcgaaaggaATTCTTGACTGATAGAGACTCgtgaaactgaatttttttagaatttttctggTAACCATTTTTAATGTTTCACATGAACAAAACACAATCCTTTGACTATAATAGAATGGGATTGAGatcaaaactgaatttcattgaTGCTATAGTCTTATAGTTCAATTTGTCATACTTAACATTAAACTAAAACAACATCATAACATCAATTTCAGTTTTATCAAACAATGGTTCTAAAATCAAacaatgtataaaaaatattgcagaaatttaaaaaaccatgaaaatgattttctttgattctaaaaCTCACTCAACATGTTATACAAACATGAGATTGAAGACCACTCTAATACCAAATGTTAGAAAATAcagttttgcatctcatactaAAACATGCAATAGAAAtaaacggatctacttcattcatgtgagataactatcactttgaagattactacctCTTGATCCTTGAGTACCtgatttaatcctttaagttattcatatatatttataaaatccaatttcataaaatataaactttagtaactctttactaaagtggttaggcctaacactctgaataatcaaacccattaaacttatccaagagaatattttatatctctataaagagattatgaattccatcttggaATATGTGTTCCTTCAACAATATGAGTGATTGCCCAATGTACTAAGGTTTTGACTGTTAGATTAGATCTCACTCTttatatatcaaagcaacctacgtTTTATAATCGGGTTCGCTATTCTCTCAGGATtgagagtttatataaataaaagtcatgagatttattattcatttgacggtcgttaatagaataataaatctcatgacagttcagttcaatatgtcttatacacttaaaacatattaacatatcaactagaagtctccacttccatgatcaagataaatcatcttagttgacaTGTTATGGTCTTCGCAGacgaaatgcccaatttcatcaccaactatGAACTTagattctgagtttacaaaaaacttgtgatttacattttctgtgactaaatcacatactatgcatctcaaggactatatgataatgtccaaatattcatgttaccattattttagataataaaacaactttattaattataacataatgtcatacataatgttATACATAGCATTATTCAATAGGATTTTAGGGTACTAATCCTAACAATACCTTGGCATGGGTATAAGGAAGAAATTCATCTAGGCTCAATGTGGTTAGCAAGTGGAAATAATCTCTTATTGTAAAAAAGGGTAGTAGAAAGATGGTCTCTCATCTCTTAAACCTTGATTTCATAGCCTTTCCAAACCTAGGTTAGCATTTTCATTTCGTCAAGTTCTCATCATTATAGTGTCATCCATATAAAAGAACAAGTCATTCCTTTAAAcgcttttcttatctttttctctctcatgtCTTGTGCTTCAAGGAGTCTCTCATCACTCATCCTTCTCATTCTTGTGTACTTTCTCACTTGAtcgaagttttttattttttatttatttttttatttctctctatctctcacccttttttctcactttcatgCCTTTATGACCAAATGAACTAAGACAATCTCATCTTTCGATTCCTTATTTGGATTAACCAATGTGTTAGGTTTAAGgattcattcatttcaaaacTAGCAAAACGAGATCACATGATacaaattatatttgaattatcGTCTTTATTGAAAGTGAAACAACATTGATTTGATAATTCAAGAGAACATAACTCAACAATAAAACATATGGAAAGACAAAACAACATAACAATGGAAAGACTCAACAACACAACATTGAGAATGACActaataaacttgaaaaaaattaaagactcAACAATTGAAAAGGACTTAACATAATTGAAATGGTTCATCCTCTAGTAATGGTATTCTCATGGATCATATCTCTTATCACATCCCTTCATCCAATCTTACTTCATTTCTAGAATCTTCGCTTGGCGATGACCTAACCATCAATCAAATGTTGAATCTCATGCTTCAACCTAAAGCAATTATTTGTATTGTGTCCTAACTTTTGGTGAAAATCACAATACTCATTCATGTTCCAACTTCTTGGGATTGGAATTGGAAGAAGAGTAGGTTCAAGCGGCTTGAGGTATCCCTTCTTAGATAAAATTTCAAGGGCCTCCGACAATGATATGTGAATGTCATCAAATTCCCTTCCCTCTTTGTGGGTATCAATTGCaaaaactttctttctttcttttggcttgCTAAGCATATCCTTGGCTTCTAGACGATATACTTCTTTAAGCCTTTGTAGTCGAGTGCTTACATTCTTCATTAGCTCCTCCATGGGAGCAAGTGTCTTGATCATAATGTCGATACTTTCATCCATGCTCTTCATTGCTTCTTGGTATCTTCCTTAGTGAGTAGATCTTGACAAGATCAGGGATGTGCTTTGAGAATATTTTAGGTGTCCCTAAAAATGAACTTGATCAAATAAACATGTGCTCCCAATGCCTTTAAAAGTTTTGGACCCAACGTCTTAATAAACCTTTCTTGCTTGCATCAAAATGTGGACTACATGTATGCCCTATTCGTATTTTAAGTCTTCTATCATTTCATTATCTTCGACTAAGGAATGAGCTACATCAATCTTTCAAAATTCATGTTTTCTCATATTGCTTAAAGCCTAATTACAACATTCACACATCTTTCACTCTCTCCTTCCCTCATTTGGATCCAAGCCCAAcatcatttcattcttttctttgtcttttttttttcttccttttcttttgttttctttttctttttttttctttgccttttttttttctttaggctTTGAATCCAATTACAAGTCACTCATCCCTCCCTCTCATCCTCATTTGGGTTTAAGCATAGGTTGTTCATGAATTTTGTAAGGTCGGTCCACATCTTGTGCTCTATTAGGCCTTAGAAAATGGTCTCATCAAAAAAGTCAAACACTAAAATCAATGCCTCATTTATAATGCAAGCCCaatatattttggaaaatttcttTTCTCATGAAGAACTTATTTGAACTTGTATTTAAAATGAGCCATGACATTTAGAAGtccacattttttcttttctttttctttttttgaagaaaaaatgtgACCAAATTTTATCTCAACACATCAAAGTCTTTTATTTGTCCCATTACAAAGCCCATCTTGAATATTCATCCTCCTCCCTCATAAGGGTTTTGCCCCTAGTTTCAAAAGTTCAaaccattttcattttcaaatgaGCCTTGTCCCTAATTCAAAGGGTTCGGTTAACTGGTTCAAAAAGATTTCCTCTTTTAGTCCTCATTGGGCTCTTAGTGAGTCTACCCATGTCTTTGGGTCTTAGGGTTTCAAAAATTTCCTAAAGCATAGATTAGTTCACAACTTTTCAACAAAGTCTATAATGTGCTCATGATCTTGGGCACTCTTACttttgaaaaaggtttttgaattttgatccAAAAGTTAGGGTATGTTATGACTTTATGGCCCAATGCCTTCCTCCAAAGTCTATGGTATACTCATGATCTTGAACTCTCttgatttgaacttttttttttgaatgtgcCCAAAATTTAGGGTGTATCATGGCTTTGTGGATCATCATTTATCttcttttggatttttcttttcaattttttttctttttttatttgaaaactttccttttaaaaaaaaaaattcctttcttaaaaaaaatatttacaaaagatttttttttttttaaattcatttccttgaaaaaattttctttgcaaaagattttttttttttttttttggaagattccacttctaaaaaaaatattttcaaaagattttttttgaaaaattttcttctttgaaaaagACTTTCTTCctgttgaaaattttcttttaggttAAAGCAAACAAAGATCAAACACATGCACTTGGGCTTCCCCTTGAATTGGATCTAGGGTTACACTTTGTGGGTAAGGCCTTTAATGAGAAAAGCACAAGATCAATAGGTCACTCACAATTAGGTGGGCAATGATTCCAACCATGGGCCTAAATGGACCATAATGGATTGGTGGCAAACGATTAATGTACTCAAAGCCCATCATGGGCAATGGCACGAATTatgagttggtgggatgaacttcAAAAAGTCATGGCCGGAATGGAGCCTCCAGTTTCCCACTCATCCCTAACCATGGCAAAGGGACAAAAGAACCAAGTGATAGTGTATGCAAAACAATATTAGAAAAGTCTTTGTTAAATTTAGGAAAAGGAATACATTGGCATCAAACTTCTTTCTCCTCAGTGATGGGCTTTTAGGTTTCCCCAAATCCACGGGAAGTACGCCTTGGCCTAGGGTGGACCATGACGAAGGGTGTAaatggagttgccacctagATTAAGTGTAGGAACCATAAATTTAGCGCCCTTGTGGAAGGACTGATCTTTACTAGAACATGTGTCCGaagtttaggtatggggatggaaaggtgttaggcactcaACCTGTATGTCGGCCTCCACTCATTGTGCTCCAAATCCTAATCCCATCAAAGAGTCTTCTAATAGGTTATTCTATACTTATACACACTAACATGCTTCTAATTTCCAAACATGGCAAATGTCCCACACTTATCTGTAGCATAAAAGCCCTACCATAAAAGGCCTACCATTTTTCTAGCAAAATATATATCTAATGGCAGCAAGCACATCACAAAATAGTAGCATCAACAAGGCATTAACATCAAGCATATCCCAAACATGCAAACATAGCATCATGACATCAACCAAGAATATTCATCTTGTTCATCAACCATATCATACTCATCATCCAAATTAAATGCATATTCATGTAATTaagcatgacttacctcactacACCATAACACCTCAGCACCTATGTATCAAAGCATGTTCATGTGATTCATCAAAGTATAAACCCTAATCATCAATCCAAGCATGTGAAACATGTTATTCTACCAACCCTAGACCTAAACATGTGAAAGCTAGACTCAAAAAGACCTAAACAGAGGATTGAGTGTGCCTTTGGGATTGCTTAAAAGCCagcttttttttactattcagcttatttttgctactattcataggttcccactgtactatttcagcaaaaagtttacAATTTCAgataaataagttgttcccaaacaaacactaaaacaaaacaaaacaaacaaaattgcaaGAACCCTAAATCTAGGTTTTTGGACACGAGTATGCATGCACATACATGAAGTATGTGTATGCATGCCTTAAGTATGCGTGCACATACATAAATCATGCATACACATGCACGCCTAGAAACACTATTTTAAAGCACAACCaaacaacaatcaaacaaaacctagCATACTTCTAATATTTAATTCAACCCTTCATTTAAAACATGGCAGgacataacaaaacaaaatcaaacaaagcaaaacatgTTTCTAAgcatgtataaaaaataaatcaagttaacaacaacaagaacacaagttataaaaatataaattaggaAAGAGCCATGAAGAGAGACTTACCTTGCTTATGGAACACAACTTGCTTGATATTTAACCAACCCTTCAGTGCTTGATATATCCCAAGAATTTCCTTGATCCTACCCCGAAGGAGAATTTAGAATTATTCAAGCGTAGCTTGATCTTCCTCAATATAGCAAAAACTTCATCAAAGTGAGCCAAATGCTTGCACACCTCCTCACTTTTAACAACCATGTCATCTATGTACGCTTCCACATTCTTCCCCAATTGGGCTTCAAAcattttgaaagttcaataagtgtataaaacaccttgaatgtttagaccctcaatttacaaattaacaattcaagcttaatatcaaacaattaatgtgcgaaaaatgaacataagcttaataaagaattgataaacaatctaaaccaaataaaatcacatccataacagaaattaaatggaaaatattaagGGAATAGATATGTAAACATAAGGATAACACTCGATGTgttgtgttatcgaagaggaaaccaaagcccttggcgtaaaacctcttcatCGCCCTcaaagcggtaaacaatccactaaagaatgtagttgggatacatgaacagcagaagaccctccaaacctaatctacccaatgagaaggaatgtgaaaagtcccaaacagggtgttctggcgacttgacctcgcgactgggtcgagtcacgagttcaagccgcgagctaacggcctggttagcctgggacttttgtcctgtagtgcaacagctggcgcgactcttcagcttttggcatgcttggcatgtgtgcaacTTTCTAatggcttgcaagccgcgagccactcacaagatctagtcgcgagtccctgcttctttacacaatcttgagcattttttcacactttctcacacactacccttacatgattcccacctaaatacagggttactaattgctaaaatataagcaaatttggcaggaaataaaaccaacaagatggttgataaaattcaaccttacaatctccctctttggctattccgtgacaaaaccctaaaacaaaatctagacttaatatgtgagttgggaacagttgaacaaaactcattcacacctaactctagaatctgataagctcttgaatcatatgaacaagtaactcctgaaacacaacaacacaatttgatcattgtatgcagaaaacttgtaaggcatatgaggcaagcacaatgcgatcaagcaaaatgaaATGTGAAATAAACCAAGGCTTGACCAAACaggcaatcactataaaatagtgaccacaacGCTCATTcgcacttggaatgaacatccggacatacaagttaataagctcaatgcaaatcacttgcatgcccaacactcaaccaatgcacaatacttaaagtatatgcatctaggaacaaaatcctactagggcacaagagtgagaatacttaaagaaaatgcataacatttagctaga
Protein-coding regions in this window:
- the LOC115955131 gene encoding uncharacterized protein LOC115955131, translated to MAKCYILVSISNVLQHQMQDVKLTSDIMYSLKEMFGEQGCSARQDTIRLLLNTKMAQRTPLREHSLKMISYLNTLEVLGADINGESQVDMILQSLPESFKEFRLNYNMNKKIYTMYEMMNELVAVEGILVTANVDTNMVETSSSKPKSKGNGGRKKKDFTKQEGILGDWKAK